The region GGCTGCGTATTTCCATGCATCTCAGAGCCCGTTGCAACCATTAAGCAGTGAAAACTTGCAAGATGCTTGTGAAAACTAATAAGACAAAAGGAGCTGTACAAGGCTTTACCATAGgacattaaagagaaaacagtttaaaaactttGACAGCCCCCAACTTTTGGTGTCAACCTTCCagagatttcctttttctttttttaaatttctttccattAGGATTGAATAAAGCTGTCACACTAAGGAAGCCCCGCCGGAAATCAGAACCCCTCTGCACTGAATGCCACAGACCCATGCGATACAGGGACAATCTCTACTCCAATTCTGAGAGCCAACTTAGATGAAAATGGGAAGAATAGCGAATGAAATAACAACTATCATACTAAACCATGAGGTCATCCCCACTACTTATatgtcatagaatggtttggcttggaagggacctttaaagatcatctagtccaaccccctgccacaggcagggacaccttccactagaccaggttgctcagagccccatccaacctggccttgaacactgccagggagggggcagccacagctctgggcaacctgtgccagtgtctcaccaccctcacagtaaagaattccttcctaatatctaaatctaaatctaccctctttcagtttaaaaccgctgccccttctcctgtcactacaagtaaaaagtctgtccccatctttcttataagccccctttaagtactgaaaggccacaataaggtgtcctcagagccttctcttctccaggctgaacaactccaactctctcagcctgtcttcataggagaggtgctccagccctctgattgtcttcatggccctcctctggactccctccaacagGGTCctgctccatgtctttcttgagGCCCCGGAGCCGAATGCAGCACTCCACGTGGGGTCTCATGAGGGGCAGAAacacctcccttgacctgctggccatgcttcttttgacaCAGCCCAGGATATAACtggttttctgggctgcaagaggATACTGATGAGCAATGCTATGGCATTTGAATGCCATCTTCTACTGCTGTCTCTGTAGTGACACTCGAATGTGTCCAAAACCCTAGGCTTAGCCAAGTGCTGTTGAGCTTGCAGTGGATACAGATGGGAGTAACCCCCTACACAAGTTGTGTTGATTCTGAATGGAGCAGCTGTTGATGGTTGTTTTCCAAGTACTCACCAGTTGATTCTGGGAAGATGCACACAATTTAGCCTTGGGCCAAAGGCTGCCACATAATGATACAATAAAGTCACACCCTTGAACATATCCAAGCCTACAGCATGTCTCATTTAACTctggagaaaatgttttttatattaCTTATGACTGCATTATtatttagtaaagcctttgaaactgtttcccacagcattctcttGGAGAAACTGACCACTCAGGGCTTGGACTGGCCTGTGCTTCACTGGGTAAataactggctggatggctgagcccaagTTGTGGTGGATGGAGTTAAATCCActtggcggccagtcacaagtggtgttccccagggctcagtattggggccagttctctttcaTATCTTTATgaatgatctggacgaggagatcgagtgcaccctcagtaagttcacagatgacaccaagttgggtgggagtgttgatctgctggagggtaggaaggctctgcagagggatctggacaggctggatcaatgggccgaggccaactgtatgaggttcaacaaagcCAATGTTGGGTCCTGCATTtagggcacaacaaccccatgcatcgctacaggcttggggaagagcagctggaaagctgcctgggagaaaaggacCTGAGCGTGCTgattgatggctggctgaatatgagccagcagtgtgcccaggtggccaagaaggccaacagcatcctggcttgtatcagaaacagtgtggccagcaggacgagggaagtgatcgtccccctgtacccggcactggtgaggctgcacctcgaatactgtgttcagttttgggcccctcactacaagaaagacatcaaggtgctggagtgagtccaagGAAGGGCAAcgaggctggtgaagggtctggagcacaagtctggtgaggagctgctgagggaactggggttgtttagtctggagaaaaggaggctcagaggtgaccttatcactctctacaactacctgaaaggaggttgtagcaaggtaggcgttggtctcttctcccaagtaacaagtgatagaacgagaggaaacagcgtcaagttgtgccaggggaggtttagattggataacaggaaaaatttcttcacggaaagggttatccagcactggaacaggctgcccagggaagtggtagagtcaccatccctggaggtatttaaaagacgtgtagatgtggtgcttagggacatggtttagtggtggacttggcagtgctgggttaacagttggacttgatgatcttaaaggtcctttccaaccaaaacgattctacgattctatgattctatgatgaacATCTTAATGGCTTTTGAAACCAGATTGTTTTTCATCCTGAATTGCTTGCTTTTGAATTGAGTGCTTGTGAAAGATGCTACATAACTTTCTAGCATGAGGCTGTGCAGGCTTTAATTTGCATCAGCCATTGTGAGATATATGCTGTGCATATTTCAACACAGCATTAGCAGAGATAGTTCTTATGAAAGTGAACTACGTGACCACGTGGCTGAACAAGCTTCCGTGCTCGGTGCTCTTGCCATTTCTCCTGCTGTGGCCTGCAGTGAATGGAAACTATGCTGTTGGGTTTGGGATGCAAACGCTTGCACATTTGTGATTGGAAAGGAACCATTAAGTTCAATCCACTAGGAACAGCCACTAGGTTTCAAGAACAGCTTGACATAGCCTCAGTTGAAACCAGTGACAGAAATGAGAAGCTTCTATTTCATTACACCACCTCCAGAAGAGTTTAACACAATATATATACACTCCTgttcttaaaaggaaaaccacaTCCAAGACAAAACTCACTACAAGTGTCAGTTTACACttagaaatgagaaagagaCTCACTGGATCTCTGGAAACTATTACTGGCTGACAAATCAGTGGagctttcatttcaaagaaTTTCAGCCAGTTATTCACATCTTCATCAGTGTTCAGAGGACAGGCAGAAAATTCTGGAGGCTACAGCAAAAGTAAAAGCTTTATAAGTGAAAGGAAGACACTCATATCAAGACACTTCTTCTCTAGCaactttctttcacttttcccctccccactATTCGCTCACATTCCTTCTTGCCTAAAAGAAGCTCACCAGTGCCCATTACTGTGTTTCTGCCAGAAGTAGAAGTGACcagaatatttcttctttcattgcaCAGGTAGTGGGAGAACTACGGAAGTGAGGATTCTCCTCCTGGTACATTTTAGAAgctcagttattttttaaaagtctgttgCTTCTTATAAGTATCACCTCAGTTCACatatttcagttcattttacAATAGTTCTACAGTTCTTTAGCTGCCCAcggatttcaaaagaaaagatgatggTATTAAGGCCAAGTAATACAGCATCACTAGCTTTGTAACGTCAGCTCCTTACTTTAATACACTGCTTATCCTAACAGTTTatgcatacatttaaaaatacaaaacaaagtcAAGGCACTAAGATATTACACCCTGATTTACACTTCTCTTTTCAGAAGGATGAATAAACATGAATTGAGAAGAACTTACCATAATGTGaatctttgcttttcccttctgaaTGATAAATGTACCACCCATCCCAACTGGCTTTTCTCCATAGTGTTTCTCTAAAATTTGTCTCAGACAAGACACAAAGTTAAGTTCCCCAGTTCTTCCATTGGCTTTCACTTCAATGACCTGGAGAATAAAGTCAGTTTGTCACTGCTGTCTCCTGCTGCAACACTCTGCAAAGGTCTGTGAAAGCTGCTCTGAAATTCTCCCAAGCTTATAACCCATGATTACGTTATGAAAATGTGAGTTTCCCTGCAAGTGCTGCTCCACTTGcatccttccagtacctgaCCAACTCTTTTTCCTGACTTTCTGTTCAGTGCTAGCCTTGCCTGTGAAGGGTGCTCCGCAGCAAGTGATTTACACATGAGACAGTGGTATAAGCAACGCCTTTCTGTCCACTAGCCAGCTTCCACTCTGTTCTAAAGAAACTCTTGGAAATAGAGAAGACTGCTCAGTTTCCATGCAGTAGTCAGGTTTCTGGCTGCTCTGCCAACACCTCTTTGTGCTAGTTGTGTTGAGGGAAGCGCTTCTACAAAAAACTAGACAAGTGCCCAGACCTGATTTACCAAGTCAGTTATTGTACAACCATTACCTTAAATCACTGCTAGTTGGGACTGGATTTAGATGGATGATTTACGATGGAAAATTTTTAGTAAACTAATACTTATCCCTCAAAAATTCAAATGCCTCTCTGTCTTCACCAATTCTTCCCATCGTTCACCAGTATCAGTTCCTTATGTTTGGGTATTTCTTTAATGGAATTACTACTTTACTATTATCACAGAAAACTGATAGGAGAACACTGAAACATGAGTTCCCCTTCAGCCACAAAGCTCTACAAGCAAATTCACCTTTGATCCAAGTACGTACCTTACCAGGTTGGCCCTCACAGGCATAAAGGTTGGCCAAGAGCCCAAACTCACAGTCAGTATATTTACTGCTGTACTTCTCAAGCAGGCACCCTTTATCTGCAGGATTTATCTGAGCAATGTAGCTCCCATTTACAGCAGGCTTTTTTTCACTCTTAGTTTGAACAATAGGGATAAGCTGAGAAAAAGAACATGTAAGAATAAGTCACGTGAAGTCAATAAGACCATGTAAGAGTCTGTCAAATGAATAGAACTCacataaatgcaatttaaactTTGGATCATGATCTCAAGAAATAATCCCCTTTGTCACACAGCTCTGACTCTCAGGATGCAGTCTGTACTGGTAAGAAAAATGCACTAATATTGTACTGTAATTGAGAACTccagaaaacagttttactCTTACTGGACAGTTAAATTTAATGTTACGTGAAGATGAATgttagtgttaaaaaaaaaaaaaaaagaaaaaaaaagaagaaaaaaaaggctaacCATTGAGACCTGCATGCAAGTATTGGAATTCTACAAAATACTTTCTCAGAGCACAGTAACAACCACTATTATAGTGGCCCAAATTTAATGCTGAGATGGACTAACTCATCTGCCAATAAATGCATCAAAAGGAGATAGCAAGACCAAAGGTTTGTGCTTGAAAAGACTAACTAACCAAAGCCGTCACAGGCAGTAGTTTTCGTCTCCCACGTCTCCTGCAGGTGATCATTTTGTATGTGGCATCTTTAAAATTTACAATGGTAAAACAAAGCCATCCAAGAGGGCAAAAGACAGGGAATATTTCAAAGGCGTTTACCAGTAACTTtgacaaatatttctaaatctTGTCATTAAAACCTCTGGTCAGGTCTTTGTCAATCAGTTTcaaaaaatcctgtttcttgCATGCTTCAAAGCAATCACATGCTTCCTGGAGAATtagaagttaaaaattaatcttcatTATCTCAACAGTATGCATCTCATTGGATCTGAATTCCTTCTAATGTGCTTTTGGCATGAATGGtgtttattaaatgttttttttgtaaatgggAAACACTCAGCATGATACTGCTCTACTATTATGACATTTCCATGAATTCACTGAGAACCATCACACTTACTTACTGACCTCAGCATTTACTCCAAGAATCCTAGATgaagcagctccagctccaagAATGAAAGCTCCAGGCAGCTCTATGTCTTTTGCAACTGTATTTAGATCATAAacctgcaaaagagaaacaatCCTTTGATTTTGGTGCGGTGCTCTGATTTGGAATTGCCATTCTGTTCACTGTAACCTCTGGAAGCATTTAATTCACAATGCCCTCATTAGTATTTCAGATAATTAGGTTGAATACAGTTTCTGAACAACACAACATTTTGTAGTAACAAATTGGGTACGTGTCCATTTGTTTTCTGAGAGGTAGAGTCTGTCTGTATGTTCCCCTGCCTTTTTACCCCAAAAATGAATTATTGTTCttattgaaaattatatttgtgtaaaataaaaaatggaacgGAATAGAATATAGAGACAGATGGGGTGAGGTGTCAGAAAGGAGGCCTGATATTCTTCGAAAAAGGCAGTGAAGTGAATCCAGTGTTGgcttcaaaatgcaaatacagcCAGTTTTTACAAAGAAGCGTGGCTGTGACTTGAAATCACAGGCATGCAGCAAGCCACATATAAACATGCAGGCAAGTCCCTTGTTTAGTAGTTCCTTCCATGGCTCCTGTCACAGATGGTATGTTTCCAAAACTATCTTGTATTTGAGGGCAGGAGAAGATGAACCATCAACCATGATATGCTATTTTTGCTACAATGTGTAAGATTGCCTGACATAGTCTATGTTTAACACACATCAGAATCAATCtcataaaacactgaaaagtaaGTCTCTTTCACAAGTGGAATCTTACCATATCTGTTAGTGCTtagttttgtttatatttcaacaacacactgctttgcttttgacaAATGTATTAAACCCCACAGCTATGGGAAAaactcactttttctttctgtacaaGAGGTATGAGGTAAGGAACACCTCCCACATCTGCTATTCTAGGCCTTCCGCAGATTCCTGGAAGAATACAGCCAGTTAGCTtggtaaaatatgttttcctaaTAATCTTAAACAAGCATGCAGTGTAACCCACCAAAGAAGTGGCTCCTCAAACTTCTAAAACCCTTTGAGAACACTATTTCCCTAGCATGCTTAGATAAAAGTGTTGCCCTATTAAGAAGTCCAAGGACAGTAAGCCCTAAAATGATTCACAGTAGGATTTAATGCTAGGCAACCTGTTGTAAAATTAGCATTCCCtaaggacaaaaaaatattacagtggGCAACAACTACcatttgccagttctccagtaAGATGCCCTCACCACACAGCGGATGCCCCCACCAGGACTCCACTTGcaaaatttcagaaaagctgGATGCCCAAGTCTCAGGACAATTCATCCCACTTATTTGG is a window of Nyctibius grandis isolate bNycGra1 chromosome 2, bNycGra1.pri, whole genome shotgun sequence DNA encoding:
- the C2H11orf54 gene encoding ester hydrolase C11orf54 homolog, translating into MAKVERFAFHVPSLEELAGVLQKGLKENFADAQVSVVDCPDLTQEPFNFPAKGICGRPRIADVGGVPYLIPLVQKEKVYDLNTVAKDIELPGAFILGAGAASSRILGVNAELIPIVQTKSEKKPAVNGSYIAQINPADKGCLLEKYSSKYTDCEFGLLANLYACEGQPGKVIEVKANGRTGELNFVSCLRQILEKHYGEKPVGMGGTFIIQKGKAKIHIMPPEFSACPLNTDEDVNNWLKFFEMKAPLICQPVIVSRDPGFDLRVEHTHCFSHHGEGGHYHQDTSPDSVRYLGYFLPAELLFRIDRPQETHLVGRD